From one Brachypodium distachyon strain Bd21 chromosome 4, Brachypodium_distachyon_v3.0, whole genome shotgun sequence genomic stretch:
- the LOC100825863 gene encoding ADP-ribosylation factor-like protein 5 encodes MGAWMSRVWFLMFPAKEYKIVVVGLDNAGKTTTLYKLHLGEAVTAAPTIGSNVEEVVFKNIRFEVWDLGGQESLRTSWATYYRGTHAVIVVIDSTDRARINIIKDELFRLIQHTDLDNTVVLVFANKQDLKDAMSAAEITDALSLHSIKNHDWHIQASCAITGEGLYDGMGWIAQKVAGKATTS; translated from the exons ATGGGTGCTTGGATGTCGCGGGTGTGGTTCCTCATGTTCCCGGCCAAGGAGTACAAGATCGTCGTCGTGGGGCTCGACAACGCCGGCAAGACCACCACGCTCTACAAGCTCCACCTCGGCGAGGCCGTCACGGCCGCGCCCACCATCGGCAGCAACGTCGAGGAGGTCGTCTTCAAGAACATACGGTTCGAG GTGTGGGATCTAGGAGGACAAGAAAGCCTGCGCACCTCTTGGGCAACATACTATAGAGGCACTCACGCCGTCATCGTAGTAATCGACAGCACCGACCGAGCCCGGATCAACATCATCAAGGACGAGCTGTTCCGGCTGATCCAGCATACGGACCTGGACAACACGGTGGTCCTGGTGTTTGCCAACAAGCAGGACCTCAAGGACGCCATGTCGGCGGCCGAGATCACGGACGCGCTCTCCCTCCACAGCATAAAGAACCACGACTGGCACATCCAGGCCTCGTGCGCCATCACGGGAGAGGGTCTCTATGACGGCATGGGCTGGATAGCCCAGAAAGTCGCGGGAAAAGCCACGACAAGCTGA
- the LOC100829022 gene encoding pentatricopeptide repeat-containing protein At2g33680-like gives MPVVTYRYQALKEALAASISAAGDVRSPHALTIVSGLAGNGYIASLLVSRYFRLGAADAARKAFDAVPGAAAPAPASSEAAAAPPKPLLYNAMLRGYLALGLPRLAVGLFREMACPPDRHTYHLAVTACARASEFEIGRRIGSDAEAKGLASDLLVGTALVVLYSEAGDVESARSVFDGMPHRDEVVWNALIAGYARVGCLGEALGLFERMRSVDGVAPTEATLVSLVSGFASFGYREVCDMMHAVVIRSGFHVHIFACNALLELYAEFGCLREAVMLFRQMEAKDSITWSTMIGGLVRNGRPNSALKLFHWMVSNSTMLATRSILVNAIMTCAELGDWREGKWIEQSYVLAKSSEFKRDSSVITALIYMYAKCGQFDSSIDLLHGLAEVRYDVIAWNAMIKGCGVFGQVEKAIGLAVEMQRVGIGPDAITFLEILPMISLIPSLKKGMEAHGQIVKRGFENEKTIANSLITMYGRCGSLRHSVDTFGGIVNKDVISWTSMMQVYAWNGHAAEVVELFELMKKSEVKPNSYTFLAVLSACKNTGLVEEGMDLLKCMEHQYGLELNVEHISCVVDLLCRTGRLTDAYDLIKNTVSEHVNKIILWGILLSASRSCGDLVIGEAAARHLLSLDPENRANYKMLADIYVSLGRRDSADNILTQSMSRGLDSKPGCSWTEGG, from the coding sequence ATGCCCGTCGTGACCTACCGGTACCAAGCACTCAAAGAGGCCCTCGCTGCctccatctccgccgccggcgacgtgcGCAGCCCACACGCGCTCACCATAGTCTCGGGCCTCGCCGGAAATGGCTACATCGCCTCCCTCCTCGTCTCCCGCTACTTccgcctcggcgccgccgatgCCGCGCGCAAGGCGTTCGACGCCGTGCCGGGGGCAGCAGCACCGGCCCCCGCCTCGTccgaggccgcggccgcgccgcccaaACCCCTCCTATACAACGCCATGCTCCGCGGGTACCTCGCGCTTGGCCTCCCGCGCCTGGCCGTCGGTCTCTTCCGAGAGATGGCGTGCCCACCCGACCGCCACACGTACCACCTCGCGGTGACCGCGTGCGCGCGCGCCTCGGAGTTTGAGATCGGTCGGCGTATCGGGAGCGATGCAGAGGCCAAAGGGTTGGCGTCTGACCTCCTGGTTGGGACGGCGCTGGTCGTGCTGTATTCTGAAGCGGGTGATGTGGAGTCTGCTCGTAGCGTGTTTGATGGAATGCCACACCGAGATGAAGTGGTCTGGAATGCCTTGATTGCTGGCTATGCTCGTGTGGGTTGCTTGGGCGAGGCTCTGGGGTTATTTGAAAGGATGAGGTCGGTGGATGGAGTGGCTCCGACTGAGGCGACACTAGTGAGTTTGGTTTCTGGGTTCGCAAGTTTTGGTTATCGGGAGGTCTGTGATATGATGCATGCTGTTGTAATTAGGTCTGGTTTCCACGTCCACATCTTTGCTTGCAATGCTCTTCTGGAGCTGTATGCTGAGTTTGGATGTTTGAGAGAGGCTGTGATGTTGTTTCGTCAGATGGAGGCGAAAGATTCCATCACTTGGAGTACGATGATTGGTGGGCTTGTTCGGAATGGACGCCCAAATTCTGCTCTAAAGCTTTTCCATTGGATGGTGTCAAATTCGACCATGTTGGCCACTAGGTCCATTTTGGTTAATGCCATTATGACCTGCGCTGAGCTGGGGGATTGGAGAGAAGGAAAATGGATTGAACAAAGCTATGTGCTGGCCAAGTCTAGTGAATTCAAGAGAGATTCCTCTGTGATAACCGCACTGATATACATGTATGCAAAGTGTGGACAGTTCGATTCCTCAATCGATCTTCTACATGGACTTGCAGAAGTTAGATATGATGTAATTGCATGGAATGCTATGATCAAAGGCTGTGGAGTTTTTGGACAAGTGGAGAAGGCAATAGGACTTGCAGTCGAAATGCAGAGGGTAGGCATTGGTCCGGATGCTATCACATTCTTGGAGATACTACCTATGATTTCTTTGATTCCATCGCTGAAAAAGGGGATGGAAGCACATGGTCAGATAGTCAAAAGAGGTTTTGAGAATGAAAAGACAATTGCTAATTCACTTATTACCATGTATGGTCGATGTGGGAGCCTTAGACATTCAGTTGATACCTTTGGTGGGATTGTCAACAAGGATGTAATCTCCTGGACTTCTATGATGCAGGTATATGCCTGGAATGGACATGCTGCTGAAGTTGTTGAGCTTTTTGAACTGATGAAGAAATCAGAAGTAAAACCGAACAGCTACACTTTTCTTGCCGTGTTGTCTGCATGTAAAAACACTGGTCTTGTTGAAGAGGGAATGGACTTGCTCAAATGCATGGAACATCAATACGGTCTTGAGCTGAATGTTGAGCATATTTCATGTGTTGTTGATTTGCTCTGCCGTACTGGACGCTTGACTGATGCATATGACCTGATAAAAAATACTGTTTCTGAACACGTAAACAAGATTATTTTGTGGGGGATACTGCTAAGTGCTTCCCGTTCATGTGGAGATTTGGTGATTGGAGAAGCAGCTGCCAGACATCTCTTATCTCTGGATCCAGAAAATCGAGCCAACTATAAAATGCTCGCTGATATTTATGTCTCACTTGGGAGACGGGATAGTGCTGATAATATCCTTACACAATCAATGTCAAGAGGACTGGACTCAAAACCAGGTTGTAGCTGGACGGAAGGTGGCTAA
- the LOC100825245 gene encoding beta-carotene isomerase D27, chloroplastic → METTALVLLPHGSLTAGAPRVLTGKGVSCVMKQSHPRRQRRSTVRAVMARPQEATLAPAPPLPVLPVRETVAGATTTTTVYHDSWFDNLAIGYLSRALQNASGIRNRKPGYEGLIEAAVAISRIFRLDTQCEIVASALEQAMPSYIITMIKVMMPPSRFSREYFAAFTTIFFPWLVGPCEVRESEVDGTREKNVVYIPKCRFLESTNCVGMCTNLCKIPSQKFMQDSLGVSVYMSPNFDDMSCEMIFGQQPPEDDPALKQPCFRTKCIAKQNYGVNC, encoded by the exons ATGGAGACCACCGCTCTCGTGCTCCTCCCTCATGGCAGCCTGACGGCCGGAGCACCTCGTGTGCTTACAGGGAAAGGCGTCTCCTGCGTGATGAAGCAGAGCCACCCGAGGAGGCAACGCCGTTCCACGGTGCGCGCCGTCATGGCGAGGCCACAAGAGGCGACGCTGGCACCGGCGCCACCGTTGCCTGTGTTGCCGGTGAGAGAGACGGTGGCAGGGGCgactacgacgacgacggtgTACCACGACAGCTGGTTCGACAACCTCGCCATTGGGTACCTGTCCAGGGCACTTCAAAACGCTTCTG GGATAAGGAACAGAAAGCCTGGCTACGAGGGCTTGATAGAGGCCGCTGTGGCCATCTCCAGAATCTTCAGACTTGACACACAATGCGAGATTGTGGCCAGCGCTCTCGAACAAGCAATGCCGAGTTACATCATCACAATG ATAAAGGTGATGATGCCGCCTTCAAGATTTTCCAGGGAGTACTTTGCTGCCTTCACCACGATATTCTTTCCTTGGCTGGTTGGACCATGTGAG GTCAGGGAATCTGAAGTCGATGGAACAAGAGAGAAAAATGTGGTGTACATCCCCAAATGCAG ATTTCTGGAAAGCACCAACTGTGTCGGTATGTGCACGAATCTTTGCAAGATTCCATCCCAGAAGTTCATGCAAGATTCGCTTGGCGTTTCTGTCTACATGTCACCCA ATTTTGACGACATGAGCTGTGAGATGATATTTGGACAGCAACCCCCTGAAGATGATCCAGCACTGAAGCAGCCTTGCTTCCGCACAAAAT GTATTGCGAAGCAGAATTATGGTGTAAATTGCTAG